The genome window CGACCTGTCTTCTCCCCTCTCTAAATTGGATTAACTAAGAACTATTGCAACCATTTTGATTTAAGCTGATCTGTTAGATCAGTTCAGTATTTCCCTTGGCTGCTAAATGTCTATCGATAGAGTCTATGTCTATATATGCACCGCAATTATATTGTTCCTCTGCTAATCTGCATGAATCTCCTCGTTTTACAGGCTTCCATTGAGGTGCGAGACGCTGGCACCCGGACACTGTCGATGCTACAGAGCACCAATCCAAATTTTCGCTCCCTCGATCTCTCCCTCGCTCCCACAGTCTCCGTGTCCGCATCGTCCGGCAGTGTGCCGACCACAACAAGTGCCGAGGGTTCGTTGAGCGGCTCGACAATCTCGGCTGGCTGCATTGGCATTGCCCAGGACGAGGAGACCTGCGACACCAAATTGCTGACACGTACGCGTGCCTACGCATCCGTTAGTCAACCGCAGAGTCCGCGTCATCGAGTGCGTGGCACACCGAACGGCCTGACTGGACGTTCCACATCGATATCATCACAGCTGGAGAAGACAAAGAAGCTGCTGAAGATGACGGAGGGCGAGGATAAACCATTGACCATCCTACACTACAACGATGTCTACAACATTGAGTCCATGGCCGAAACAGAGCCAATCGGTGGCGCCACTCGCTTTGCCACAGCCATCAAGAGCTATGCACATTTGAATCCTCTCGTGCTATTCAGCGGCGATGCCTTTTCGCCCAGCATGCGTAAGTATCGCCTCACTCCCCTTGGCATAGCTAATGAACTGCCATTAATTATTGCTACATCCCACAGTGAGCACCTTCACACAGGGCGAGCAGATGATTCCTGTGCTCAATCAAGTGGGCACACACTGCGCCGTCTTTGGCAATCACGATTTCGGTGAGTCCTTGGATTTAAATTTAAGGAATTGCTACGCTTAAAGTGAGGaagaatttaattgatttcatcGAAGTAAACTTGAATGTTATGTTTAGGAAATGTTAATTCAGCAGCTGCTGAAGtagaaatacatatttatagaatCAAGGCAGTTACAATTTGTAACTTGAACCAAAGACTTAGAATACTTTAGAATATTCTATGTTCCTTGCTTTACCTAAATATTATGATAAGAAATGCTAATGCAGAATTTGAGATTGCTATATTTAGATGATAAACTTGAACACAGATATTTAAATaggaaatataattttaataggTAGAGCAAATTAATGCCAGTGCTGTAGAAATTAAATCGTTGCTTAAGTTAATGTAATGCAAGGCAGTactgaaattataataatgaaataataaacagataattctatttttatattctaaaCATGAATTTTAGAGACATTAATAGCAATATTGCTATTTCTTAACAAAAGGGTCTTAGAATTTTAACAACTTGTTAAATGAATGCAGTATTTGCTGCGTTGGTTATGCCACACTAAAATGCAGATATTTTTACAcataaaattctatatttagATGCTAAAcaatactaaattatttattatttattaattaagctTCTGAAAGAATAACAGCTATTCAGCCCTTTGGTTGTTTCATATACAAtctacaaataataaataattctaGAGTCATATAATAAAAGGAAGAGATATGCAGATAATTTCATATTAAGAtagtaaacataaaaatatagatATTTTAATGACAATGTTGCTATCTAGAGAAGTTAAAACAGATTACAAATCAATGCAATAGAAAAGgaattttaatatgaattcaaattattacaaagggttatgtaaattatattaactTTATCTATCTTAACTAGATCACGGTTTGGATGTGCTGGTCAAGCTGATTAAGAAAACTGAATTCCCCTGGCTGATGTCGAATGTGGTTGACAACGAAACTGGGCGCCCACTGGGCGGTGGTAAAATCTCCCATTTTATATTACACAATCAAATCTCGATTGGTCTCATTGGCCTCGTGGAGAGGGAATGGCTCGAAACATTGCCCACCATTGATCCCACCGAAGTCACCTACATTGATTATGTGGAGGCTGGCAATCGCCTCGCCCGTGAGCTGCGCAACGAGGGCTGTGATCTGATCATTGCTCTGACTCACATGCGAACACCCAACGATATTAATCTGGCCGAGAAATGCAATGGCATCGACATCATACTCGGTGGACACGATCATGTGCGTGAGGTGACGGAAATCAATGGTAAAATGATTGTAAAGTCTGGCACAGACTTCCAGCAATTCTCCGTCATCACAATTGAACGTCAGGCGAACAATCGCACACAGTTCACCACGGATGTGCAGTGTGTGGATGTTACAGCCAAAATACCCGAAGATCCGGTGCTCAAAGAGGAGCTGTCCAAATATGCCAGTGAGTAGCAAAAGTGATTAAAGTTCTAAGTCGAAATTCAAACTAAACTGTTTTCTCTCCCACAGAGTTCATTGAGAGCAAGCTTAAGGATGTGATGGGCGTATTCAGCGTGGAGCTCGATGGACGCTTCTCGCGTGTGCGCACCCAGGAGACAAATCTAGGCAATTGGGTCTGCGATGTGGTGTTGGCAGCTGTTGGCGCCGATGTGGTCATCATTAATGGCGGCACCTTCCGCTCTGATCGCATACATCCCGTGGGCGCCTTCACTATGGGTGATCTGGTTAATGTTATACCTATGCGAGATCCATTGATACTGCTTGAGGTGAAGGGCAGCGTGCTGTGGCAGGCGCTGGAGAATGGCGTCTCTGCATATCCGAAGCTAGAGGGTCGCTTCCCGCAGGTGGCTGGCATTAGCTTTGCCTTTGATCCACAGGCTGCGCCTGGCAAACGTATTGATCCGCAGCTCATTCAAGTGGGCGATGAGTATTTGAATCTCGAGCAGACTTACAAGCTGTGCGTGAAGAGCTACATCTTTATGGGCTGCGATGGATACACCATGTTCAAAGATGCCAAAGTGCTGGTGAGTAAAACAAAGAGTTTCACTGCTAAAGAGAGATTTTAATACCTATTTTTCTGTAGATGGATGACGATGCCTGTCCCGAGTTGGGCATCACGCTGCAGAATCACTTTAAGGCAATCAATTCACGCAAATGCGGACAGAACACTAAGCATCGACAGTCGCTGGTGACGCTCTCGCGCAGACACAGCCTGGTGCAGTGCTTAGACAGCATGGATCTCGATGGTCCATCGCCCATACGTAAGCTATCGGTGGGACATCATAACAAGTCCATGGACTTGTCGCATGGCAACTCGCAGAAGGTAATAAAGTGGTGATTGGATGTAAAGATTTGCTTACTAAATGACTTTTTAACAGATGCTGCGTCGTGCTTCGCTGGATGACTTGGAGCAGTCGACTTGCGACTTGGCGCCGCAGGTGGAGCATCGTATTATTATGATACAGAACGAAGAGGTAGTTACCAGAGTGTACAATTCATTTTATAGATTAACATCTTTTTTTATCACCTTTGCAGCATCATCGACAGCTGGTGTACAAGAAGGAGACGCACATCATGAACTCAACGATCACCGAGGCAGAGGACGAGTAAAGTTctattttatgctttttatatttgcatttacgtttacttttcatttccaCTTCTCttttccttcttctttttttgtttgtagttACAAAATTAGACAACTTGATACGAATTGTAGGGCAATTACCGATATGGAAAAGCATATATGAGTTAAGTTTAAAGTAAAGATTAAATGTAGTACAAGTTTAGTTATGCGATCGGATTGAAAATCGATCaacttgtttatatatttagatatgTTATTTATTACTTAGTTTCACTAAGTTTGTTTGTAAACACTTCAAGACTTCTTTAATGGAAACAAACTCTACGCGAActtgatatacatacattgatattaatattttatatgtgtACCTAAAAAGTTTAACATAAGTTAAGACAAGTTGATAAATTTAAGTTTACGAAATGatcaaatgtttttatttttaactttttgtttacCCTTGCAAGGTCAAGAACTAGAGAGTATGCGTAGTATTTTACGAAACAGGGTAAATTAAGATCGAATTGccaaatttatttgtagtttCGACATTACAGATTCAGTTGTTCCTTGTCTGATTGAGCTGGATCAATGTGAAATACATTTGTTGCCTTCAGAGCAGTCGATCAAAGAATAGATATGtataaataagttttattaaGCATAGATATATTGATAGAAATCTGACAATTAGAGATGCAAAACgagttaaattttattttaagttaagAAAAACGATCATTTAGCTTTAATGTACAACTCCTAGAAGAACCATCTGCAAGGGTATTTCGATTTCGGCTTGCCGAATGCAACTATGTTTTCATTTGACATTCGACATTCCGAACATTTCCCCCATGCAAAATCCGTCGATCAACGTAAAGGTTGTAGCAGtattttacacacacattttataAACACATCATACATAgatattattgattttagaTGTGCTCCTCGTCCCCTCGGTAAACCTGTGTAGCTAGTGTAGTATCTTTTGGGATAGGTTCAGGTTCAGATTGATGATAGAGCTATTACCTATTAGTGAGCTGAGCTGTTGAAAACTCAAGAAACAAGAAAGTAAGCAATATTTTCGATATTGTAGGGTATTGTGTGTGAgcgtatatatttttatgggAACTTTTGGGGCGCGACGCTTAAAGAATGTTGAACGTGTGTTTGTTTGAGAACAATGAATGCAATCAGATGAACTTTTTGTATAGAACAAGaatgaaaaagttaaataattaatgctTTGCCAGATTCCTGTGCtcaaaacaaagcaacaaagtaTGAGTAGCATTCCttataacaacaactataaataaaatgcagtgCGCAATATTTTAAACGATTAAAtaatgcaattgaattgccaacaaacaaaaagaaaaacacaaaaaaaaaaaaattaaaatgaatttaaagaaaatagttAATATGTGTATACAgaccaaaagcaaacaaattaattacataaaGGTAAACAATAGGAGGACAAATTGAATAGCAAAACCGATGTCAGAGCTAAATGTCCATGctttaaaatacatacaaaaagtTAACTAAATGTACAATATAGCGTATATGTTTAGAGAGTACTACATTACAACTAGCAACAGCGGGTGTTGCTCAACTATCCATCTTCGTTCGTCTCTACCCTTTGTATCTTTAATCAACTTCACACTTCCTCACTTGTCTTTCGATTTTAACAAAACTGACACAAGCTCAACTAATTTACAATTGGTATAActacataaaaaaagaagtgaataattaaaacaaacatatacatatattcctTTCGATATGTGTTATATTGAACATGTATTGAACAAATCGCTTTAtgtaaaacatttattaatacaaatattaaactgaaaataaacatttgcttcatttggcaaacaaatttgtgaaTTCGTTATTCAATTGAAGGAAGCACTTGGTGTTAGTGTCAGAGGGATTAATACtttttttcaactttaaatgcTTTCGGGTTGAAACTAATAACTAGTAATATGTGTATCGTTAATTATGTGCTAAACATTGTTAATAGAACTGCAACACCAGCGTCTTAATGGCACTGGCTATGTGAAAGGCGCAATCTCGCACCTCCAGCGTATTTGTTTGTATCGCCTGCTTGTCATCCGCCTCAATTGATTTCTGTAAAGTCTCACACTCGTGCTGAATGAGTATATTCTTGCGTGTCAGCTGCTTCAGAGTCTCTCGTGTGGTTTCACTCGCATTCGGTGGCTGTGGCGGTTGCaggaaatatattttagactATGCAATTGATCGACCTTCCCGCTCTAACTTACCAGATTGGCATAGAGTGCTATCAAATCAGTCACTGCGCTGCGTATGCGTTCGCCATGCGGCGCTATCGATTGCTTCTCCGCCTCGCAGGTGGGATGCATGGCCTGAATGAGCTCCTTGAGGCAGCGTGTCACCAAATCGGAACGCACTTTGACCTCCTCACCAAATGGCTTGCCATCGCCAGCCATTTGATACATGCTCGTTGTGTTGCGTACATCGGTGTTGCCCTTGGCAAAATTGGATGCCAAACGTCGTTCATACATGCTGGCGGGTCTCTTGATGGTCGACTGTGTCGATGAAGCATTCGACGAGGCGCTGTCTCCCCCAGCTGCGGCTGCAGCGACAGCTGAGTTGTTGCTGCCCTCGGGCAAAGAAAGCGGCTCGTGCTCCGAGTCGGGACTGTTGAGGCTCAAATCAATGCgactaacaacaaaaataaacacaaattataaattgtaaataataaagaaataaaggAATCTCACAGTGGCTCATCGTAGACGCTGTTGTTCGAGGCGCTGCTGAACTTCGATTTGAGCTGCGAGTTCTCGCTGGACAGCTGCTGGACCACATTCTTCAATTGACTGATCTCAGATTTGTATTCGTTGATCTGCTTGCGCAGCGTTTCCATTTCGTTTTGTGAGTTCGCATTGCGCGGCGGCGTATGAACAATGGCCTGAGTGAACAAAAGagtaaataaaatcataattaaatcATAACAAAATCAACTTAATAACAAGTaactaaaaactataaatgaaCATTTCGTATAGATTTAAACTACACTTTAAACAGTAGCAAACTCTACATTTATTTCGATTATTTTTTTCGACTAGAAAAGCTTACAACTAAATGGGGTTCATCTACTTGTTCGACTGCTAATGAAGTTGGGCGCTTATagttttgtatagtttatatGTTTGGAGAGGAGCAGTTGGAGCTAGGCACTACATTGACCAGTTGGAACACTTGATGGTTTGTGGCAACGCAACTTATGGCTAACCAAAGCTATTGTTCAGCTTGAGTATCTTTTGACGCATTAAGTTTACCTGCTGGGCCATTGGCGGCACCGGCGCATAGTCATCATCGCTGGCCACTGGATCGTAGATAGGCTCATCGTCTGACAGATTCGGATCATGCATGCTCTGCTCAAACGAGCTGCTGTACATGGTCGAATTGTTGCCATACGGCAGCAGTTGCAGCGACTGTGTGGGCAGTGGTGGGGCATCCAACGGACGCAGATTGGCCATGTTCTGGCGACGCAGCGCATCGATGAGCACATCGGTCAACAGACCGGCGAATTCAGCGCGATTGAAGCGTGCCAGCTTCTGACGACCCTGTCAGAGAATTAAGCTAATTAGTAAAAAGTGTATGCAAAACATGGCGAGGTCAAACCTGATTGCGTGTGGCGCTCAAAAATGGATTTGCCGGCAAAAATGGCACCGTTGCATGTTCGGCATTGAGTGTACTCGTTGACCAAACTgtttaatacaataaattagtatataagtatatagtTAACAATGCTTTCGACTCACTGGCTTCGCATTCGCGTCGATCGACTTCGTCGTAGAGATCCATGACGAGCTCTTCGAACATTTTGTTGGGCACCAGTTGCAACTTGCCACGCGCAATCTTCAGCTGCTCACTAATCTCAGCGCCATTGGTCTCCGGTATAATTAAGTGGCGACCACTCTACAAAAGCATCATAGgattagtttaattttaaacaatttgaaattaaactcACGGCATGATCGGGTTTCTTGCCACCCATGAACATAATAAGTCTATCGGTTACATCGTACATGGCGTCCAGCAGACGCTCCGCTATGGTGCTGTGATTGTTGGCCTTGGCCAACTCCAGCGGCGTCATGCCATTGCTGTCCAATGCATTGACATCAGCGCCATAGATAAGCAGCATTTCGATCTGCGAAGCCTGTCCAAACTTTGCAGCCATGTGCAAGGGCGTTGAGCACTTCTCTTCATGATAGTAATTGGGATCGGCGCCTTGCACCAGAAAGCGCAATGAAGTCTCCAGATTACTGGTGCGGACACTAGCATGCAGCTGCCGGCTTAGCTCCTGCTCCAGATtgttgccaccgccgccgctaCTGGAGTCATCGTCGTCCTGCAAGCTAGGCTTGAGCACAAAGTTCAGATTCACGTGCTTGGCCTTGATGAAGTCCGACTTGGTCGGATGCAATGCATCCTTGGGTGTTGGCTTGCGCCAGCGTGGCACATGCTTACCGCCAGACGAATTCGTGGCGCCGTCGAGCAAATGATGCTCCCAGACGCTGTTGGCACCGTGCGCGTTTAGAGAATTCACAAAATTCAACACCGATGGCTCCCAGTTGCCTTGGCGCAGTGACTTCACAATAGAAATATGACGCCCCAAACTGCGATGCACCGAACAGCAGTCGGCGCAGAGCAGAATGCCGCGATTTATTGATGCCCAAGAGGGATCTAGTAGTGTCGTACATAAATATTAGTGTTGATGCGATCACCCATCCACCTCCGCGCACTCACCCGTTGCTCCACAATCGCCGCAGACTTCGGTTTGCAGGCGTGACTTGCTGCGCGACATTATGTTGGCCGATTTACGTCTACCGCTGCTGCCTAATGTCGATGAGGGCGTGGCCTCCAACTCTGGCGCTATAAATAACTTCTTATGCGCTTCGATTATGCTGCTGGCGAAACACATTCATGCATTTTTCCCTAGACACAAGATagcgataaaaaaaaaacaaaaacaccaaAATTATTATGATGTGCAGTGACTCAGAGCACTAAGAAAACTGTCAGTAAACTTTGGATCCactatgtgtgtgcgtttatGTGTAATTGTGAGCAATGCTACAATCGAatcaattatgcaaattacttttaattaaacgcGATCGCCTTGTTCTGCtgcactttttttctttacaatAGTGCGCTCATTTTTTTTCCACCGCACAAGTGTACACACAaacaatgtttatttataaacagcGCAGAGTTGTCGCGTTGCTCCACTAAATATTGATGTTGTTTATGCACAAGGAATTTcacttaaaattattatttaatgtgtaggtaatacatttttaattactcaaataaaataattttgcacTTAAGCATACAATTTAAgccataaatacaaaaatttatttgttgtgtttgtatttatttttttgaacaGCGTTGTATGGCAACACAGTTAAACAACAATATAGTTGTCTCGCTTTTACCGACGCAACAGCTGTTTGATTAACAGCTGAGAGCCGCCGTAGTTTTGCAGCCATTGAACGCTCAGTGAACACACGtgtaaaacaacaataagcgaatatataaatattaaataaatattaaaatagcatgcaaattacaaatttgtacaCTTCGGTGGCCTGCAATCGCACCACAGAGTGCGCCGATTGGGGTCCAAGTGGTTTAATTGCCTACGGCGGTTGTAATGCAGTTGTTGTGTTAAATCCACGAGTGAGTcgtacaacaataacaatatttgtGATTTTGTTTGTAAGCTATTAATTATTGCAGTACAATGGCAATTCAGCCAAGATACTGTACACATTGGTGGAGCACACGAAGCGTGTGAATACCGTCAAGTGGCTGGATGAACAACATTTACTTTCGGGCGGTGATGATGGCAACGCAGTTTTATGGCAATTGTATGACACCGGTGCTAAGAAGCGTATTGTGCTCAAGGGACACTCAAGTGGCGTCAATGCTGTAGATGGCGTACGATTATCAACGGAGCTTTGGTTACTGGCTACTGCAGCCGCTGATAACAGCATTAAACTGTGGCATCTGCAACAGAATGATGAGATCAGCTGCATTCAAACTGTGGAGCTGAATGGAGGCTTCGTTTTCTCGTTGCGCCTCACATTGTTGCCCCACAGTGATAAGGCGCTATTAGCAACAAGTGGGGATGACGAGACCGTGTCTCTGTGGGTGCAACATCCAAGTGATGCGTTTGAAAAAGTACATACATTGAGCGGTCACGAGGATTGGGTGCGTGGCCTCGATTTTGTCCAGGATGGCGATGATTTGTTGCTAGCCAGTGGATCGCAGGATAACTTCATACGTTTGTGGCGCATTGCGCCACGTACAGAGCAACAGGTGCGTGAGAATGTTGTCGACATTCTCAATTTTAACGAAACAGACACTGGAGAAATCCGTGTCGAGGAGAAGATTATTCAACTGAGTCAAGAATCGTGGTATGGAATCACGCTGGAATCTGTGCTCTATGGCCACGAAGGTTGGGTCTATGGCGTTCACTGGCACAAGAACGTCAATAATGGTAAGCAGCGTAAAATATATCCCTTGACAATGTTAATTTAAACTTCTTTATATTCAGAACTTCGACTACTCTCAGCCTGCATTGATAAAACGCTGATCATTTGGGCGCCCACCGAGGAGGGCGTGTGGTTGGAGCAGGTGCGCGTTGGCGAGGTTGGTGGGAATTCTATGGGCTTCTTTGGCGGCAAGTTCTCGCACGACGGTCGCTCAATTATGGGTCACAGTTATCAGGGCGGCTTTCACATCTGGAATCAGAGCGAGAAGCACGCACAACGCTGGACTTCGAATGTGATTGTCAGCGGCCATTATGGCCAGGTGCGTGACTTGGCCTGGGAACACGATGGAAGCTATCTGATGACTGTGTCGGCTGATCAAACGACACGTCTACATGCGCCTTGGATTCAGGGTGAACAGACGCCCACGTGGCATGAGTTGGCGCGTCCTCAGGTGCATGGCTATGACATGCAAACGCTGGCGCTGCTCTCGCGTTACAGATTTGCCAGTGGCGCCGAGGAGAAGATTGTGCGCACATTCCAAGCGCCTGCGAATTTCATCGAGAACTTCAGACACATTTGTCGGCTGGAGAACGATGCGGCGGGCGATGCTCTGTTGGATTGTAAGTGATGATGACTTAAGCATACCTTCAGTTTAGTAATTTACCTTTTATTGTAGCTTTGCCAAAGGGCGCATCGGTGCCCTCGCTGGGGTTGTCTAACAAAGCGGTCTATACAGTGGAAACACCAGAAGATAAAACTGCCAAGGCCAAGGATGAGTATCCAGACAACTATTTTGTGCCCATCACGTTGCAAACGCCGCCGCAGGAAGAAACGCTGATGCAAAACACATTGTGGCCAGAGCTGCAAAAGCTCTACGGACATGGCTATGAACTCTACGCGTTGGCTGCCACACCTGATGGTACAATGTTGGCCTCCACTTGTCGCGCAAGCAATGCTGAGCATGCACAGATAATACTCTGGTAAGCTACAAAGAGAGTCTTTAGTATTTAGAAGAAGTCGAACATTGTGGTTTTCGCTTTGCAGGAATACAGCCAACTGGAAGCAGCTGGAGAAGCTAAGCGGACATCAGTTGACGGTGACACAGCTGCGCTTCTCTCCAGATGCGCGTTACTTGCTATCGGTGTCCCGCGATCGCCGCTGGTCATTGTACGAGCGACAGGAGCTAAATGAGCCGCTCAGCAGCTATGCGTTGGTGGCCAACACGGACAAGACAAATGGTGTGCATACAAGAATTATTTGGGCATGTGATTGGTCGCATgatggcaaatattttgcgACCAGCTCACGCGATGGAAAAGTGGTGCTGTGGACTAAGCAcgagaagcagcaacagcagccagagaAGAGCTCACTGAATGGCTGGCAAGCGGCTGGTTTGCTGGAACTTAAAAATGAATCTATTACCGCTGTGAGCTTTGCTCAAAGCTGTCTTCCAGATAACAGCTATGTGCTGGCCATTGGCATGGAGAGCGGTCTCATTAAGATCTATCAGTTCAGCGAGGGCAAGTTTCAGCTCAGTTATGATTTAAACAAAGAGTAAGTGAAGTTAATTAGTAGCAATTACAAATATCAGACTATTTATTACTTCTTTGACAGCTTGGCACATCATTTGACGGTGAAGCGTTTGCAGTTCCGGCCAGGTCAACAAACTGGCAACATGCAATTGGCCAGCTGTGGAGAGGATCATTTGGTGCGCATTTATGACATTACACTGACAACGCattgaaattgtataaataggggagaaaccaaaacaaaacaaaaagtaaacgTTTAATTACAATGTCTGCGAGTGTTCTTTGTCTACAACTTATCTAATCACATATGTAATTGGCCATGTTTCGCTGTCAGGCAGCTTCAGTTTTCTGGCTGTGGCGTATCTGATAACGCAACTTATCGATGCCTAATTAACCCGCAGGGAAaatttgcacacacaaaaaaaccaacaGCTTCTCTTTGCGACTATTTAAGTTGCATGGCCATCAAATGAAAGTCATAGTCTTCTTCACAGTCTACAGAGATGAAGGTCGCAATTTTGATAGCTTTGGTTGCTTTGGTGGGTAGCAGCGTTGCCATGACGTTGGCCCGCAACGAAACTCCACGTTACGGCAAACCCGTGGTGGTCGATGCCACGCCCAAGTTTGATGTATCCAAATACGATCACATTGTGGCTGAGGTGCGTCCATTGGGCGTTAAGCATCAGGAGCGTGAAGAGCTGCAGTTTGTTGATGAGCAGAAGCCCCACCATGAGGAGCAGCAGAGACCTCATCACGTCGAGCTGGAGATCAAGCAGCAGGAACAACAGAAGCCACACCACGTGGAGGTGGAGatcaagcagcaacaacaggagcagcagaGACCACAACACGTTGAGCTGGAGATCAAGCATCAGCAGCGCGAGCAGGAGAGGCCACAACATCTGGAGTTGGAGATTGTTGCAGAACATCAGCAGCACCACAGGCCACAACACGTTGAGTTGGAAttccatcagcagcagcgcgAGCAGGAATCCCCCAAAGTCAAAGTGGAAATTCACCAGCAGCAGAAGGAACAGAAGCCACACCATATCGAGCTGAATATCCATCAGGAACAACCACAAGAGCGTCCTCATTATGTCGATGTGGAGTTCAAGCCTCAGCGTCCTGAGCCACATCACATCGAGCTGGAGCTGGTGGCCAaccagcatcagcagcagccacagaaAGTCCAGTTTGCAAATCCTCAGGACTTCGACATGCTGCCACATCATCTGCAATTGGCTCTTTAAGTGAGGCGTTAGACAGACGGCCCACAGCCGCAGTTTACAATTTCCGGTGTAGAAAACTTTTGCTGAAAATTGAGAAAACTccataataaaagaaaaacaaaactgctGCATACTTACAGGCGCACTCC of Drosophila nasuta strain 15112-1781.00 chromosome 3, ASM2355853v1, whole genome shotgun sequence contains these proteins:
- the LOC132794504 gene encoding mannosylglucosyl-3-phosphoglycerate phosphatase isoform X4, encoding MLQSTNPNFRSLDLSLAPTVSVSASSGSVPTTTSAEGSLSGSTISAGCIGIAQDEETCDTKLLTRTRAYASVSQPQSPRHRVRGTPNGLTGRSTSISSQLEKTKKLLKMTEGEDKPLTILHYNDVYNIESMAETEPIGGATRFATAIKSYAHLNPLVLFSGDAFSPSMLSTFTQGEQMIPVLNQVGTHCAVFGNHDFDHGLDVLVKLIKKTEFPWLMSNVVDNETGRPLGGGKISHFILHNQISIGLIGLVEREWLETLPTIDPTEVTYIDYVEAGNRLARELRNEGCDLIIALTHMRTPNDINLAEKCNGIDIILGGHDHVREVTEINGKMIVKSGTDFQQFSVITIERQANNRTQFTTDVQCVDVTAKIPEDPVLKEELSKYAKFIESKLKDVMGVFSVELDGRFSRVRTQETNLGNWVCDVVLAAVGADVVIINGGTFRSDRIHPVGAFTMGDLVNVIPMRDPLILLEVKGSVLWQALENGVSAYPKLEGRFPQVAGISFAFDPQAAPGKRIDPQLIQVGDEYLNLEQTYKLCVKSYIFMGCDGYTMFKDAKVLMDDDACPELGITLQNHFKAINSRKCGQNTKHRQSLVTLSRRHSLVQCLDSMDLDGPSPIRKLSVGHHNKSMDLSHGNSQKMLRRASLDDLEQSTCDLAPQVEHRIIMIQNEEHHRQLVYKKETHIMNSTITEAEDDYKIRQLDTNCRAITDMEKHI